From a region of the Nonlabens dokdonensis DSW-6 genome:
- a CDS encoding sulfate adenylyltransferase subunit 1, with translation MNIDNNQLLRFTTAGSVDDGKSTLIGRLLYDSKSIFQDQINAVENSSKQKGLESIDLAMFTDGLRDEREQGITIDVAYRYFTTPKRKFIIADTPGHIQYTRNMVTGASTANVALILIDARHGVIEQTRRHAFIASLLNIPHIIVCVNKMDLVDYDEQVYNTIVKDFEEFSSKMLTRDITFIPMSALNGDNVVHRSEHMNWYPAAPLLYTLETLHISSDLNKLDLRFPVQTVLRPQLQGFEDYRGYAGRLSSGVVRVGDEITALPSGFTSKIASINVGEQEVKEAFAPMSVAITLQDDIDIARGDMIVRSNNQPELSQEFDVMVCWLNEKPSQPRKKYKIMHANNEQVCMIRQKVYKLDIETLKREETTEEFHMNEIGRMTFKTSKALMIDTYRENRITGSVILVDEQTHETVAAGMIV, from the coding sequence ATGAATATAGATAACAACCAATTATTAAGATTTACAACAGCTGGAAGTGTAGATGATGGTAAAAGCACACTGATAGGTAGATTGCTGTACGATTCAAAATCTATTTTTCAAGATCAAATCAATGCCGTAGAAAACTCTAGCAAACAAAAAGGACTGGAATCAATTGATCTAGCCATGTTTACTGATGGTTTGCGAGACGAACGAGAGCAAGGGATCACCATAGATGTTGCCTACCGCTATTTTACCACACCTAAAAGAAAATTCATTATTGCAGATACTCCAGGTCATATTCAGTACACTAGAAATATGGTTACTGGTGCTTCTACTGCAAACGTTGCTTTGATACTTATTGATGCTCGTCATGGCGTTATAGAGCAAACTAGAAGACACGCTTTTATTGCTAGTTTATTGAACATACCGCATATCATTGTATGTGTGAATAAAATGGATCTGGTAGATTATGATGAGCAAGTTTACAATACTATAGTGAAAGACTTTGAAGAGTTTTCTTCTAAAATGCTTACTAGAGATATCACTTTTATTCCTATGAGTGCTTTGAATGGAGATAATGTGGTGCATAGATCAGAGCATATGAATTGGTATCCTGCGGCACCTTTATTATATACATTAGAAACCCTTCATATAAGCAGTGATTTAAATAAGTTGGATTTAAGATTTCCTGTTCAAACAGTTTTGAGACCACAACTTCAGGGTTTTGAAGATTACCGAGGTTATGCAGGTCGATTGAGTAGTGGCGTAGTACGTGTAGGAGATGAAATCACTGCGCTACCATCTGGATTTACTTCTAAGATAGCAAGTATAAACGTAGGTGAGCAAGAAGTGAAAGAGGCTTTTGCTCCTATGAGTGTAGCGATTACTTTGCAAGATGATATAGACATTGCTCGAGGCGATATGATTGTGCGCTCTAACAACCAGCCGGAGTTATCTCAAGAATTTGATGTTATGGTATGCTGGCTTAATGAAAAACCTTCTCAACCTCGTAAAAAATATAAAATCATGCATGCTAATAACGAGCAAGTGTGTATGATCAGACAAAAAGTTTACAAACTAGATATTGAAACTTTAAAGAGAGAAGAAACTACAGAAGAGTTTCATATGAACGAAATAGGTCGCATGACTTTTAAAACAAGTAAAGCCTTAATGATTGATACCTATCGAGAGAATAGAATCACGGGAAGTGTTATTCTTGTAGACGAGCAAACACATGAAACTGTTGCTGCTGGAATGATTGTGTAA
- a CDS encoding polysaccharide biosynthesis/export family protein: MNKFLGLIILLLLLVTSCVPTRKITYLQESDAVKNDTLIRIQKVQAPYRLQINDILSIQVKAPYDQNVVSMFNVSGGANAGAQGGQQGGGLYFNGYTVDLHGDIRVPQLGKIKALGLTLEELREYIEKRLLTEYFKDNADLFVTVRLGGLRYVMTGEVGSKGEQVIFRDQATIVEAISNGGGVPITGDLTNVRIVRQYPEGVKVHHLDLTQLDVIYSPYYYIQPNDMIVVDPLPQKALGTGTTGLASFTTIISVFTTLVTTLLFITRL, encoded by the coding sequence ATGAACAAATTCTTAGGACTCATCATACTTTTATTATTACTAGTTACTTCTTGTGTACCTACTCGTAAAATTACCTATTTACAAGAATCTGATGCTGTTAAAAATGACACGTTGATCAGAATTCAAAAAGTGCAGGCTCCTTATCGTTTACAAATCAATGATATTTTGAGCATTCAAGTTAAAGCTCCTTATGATCAAAACGTTGTCTCTATGTTCAATGTTTCTGGCGGAGCAAATGCAGGAGCGCAAGGCGGTCAACAAGGTGGTGGTCTTTATTTCAATGGTTATACGGTAGATTTACATGGCGATATTCGTGTGCCTCAATTGGGTAAAATAAAAGCTTTAGGGTTGACCTTAGAAGAGCTGCGAGAGTATATTGAAAAGAGATTGCTCACAGAATATTTCAAAGATAATGCTGACTTATTTGTCACAGTAAGGCTTGGTGGATTGCGTTACGTGATGACAGGTGAAGTAGGAAGTAAAGGAGAACAAGTTATTTTTAGAGATCAAGCAACTATTGTAGAGGCTATTTCTAATGGTGGTGGCGTTCCAATCACGGGAGATTTAACAAATGTGAGAATTGTAAGGCAATATCCCGAAGGCGTGAAAGTACATCATCTAGATCTTACACAACTAGATGTGATCTACTCTCCTTATTATTATATACAGCCTAATGACATGATTGTTGTAGATCCATTACCTCAAAAAGCGCTAGGAACTGGTACTACCGGTTTAGCTTCGTTCACTACGATCATTTCTGTTTTTACAACACTGGTGACAACATTGTTATTTATAACTCGATTGTAA
- a CDS encoding exopolysaccharide transport family protein gives MEEEDKDVNSLSGIFDVRQFFVKIIRLWWLFLLCIGIGMCYAYYKNQFIKTVYYASSLISIKDNSNPLFTSNQSLTFNWGGTTDKVTTAIVQFKSRTHAESVVDELQYYINYIKEGEYYNTDAYKQTPFYIYADSSKPQLYGKLIRIKVLDQDYFELSTNFSDNPTARGFHYGLKKNTTVNTPTGDWKQQFKFGDSIKLPFLNALIEKRGKKIATGGEWLFNFGNYWGQVNRYKGISISQEPEGSSILKLSLSGGNKQRLIDYINTSSVLLERGELERKNKFAVSTIKYIDSSLVLQEQALKTSEQDMKEFRDKSQMLDAVSQNSDFNKRLTEFEIQKRGINSKLNYYDKLKSYLKNKTDYTLIQAPSVVGIQEGSISAAVGRLITLSEERKRREFAMRQDAPIFKEIDRDINAVKDIIYENISSSKSLLNSELNQLLVQINKVETQIKKLPKEQQEFLRIQRQFAIDQNAYNVFKAKRAEAELVKAANVSDIFVIDEAKDTGSPGTRKDSNINYLIAILIGLSIPISLAFVLTILDNYINAPKDVEKLSKIPLIGVVGKMDHPTNLIVRDKPKSTIAESFRGIRSSLHFIYDQDSLHGSRTIMVTSSVSGEGKTFTSINLATVFALSGKRTVLVGMDLRKPKIFDDFEIENDLGVSNYLVNDCSLNDIIRSAGMENLDIILSGPVPPNPSELIMSRRAGEMIEQLKKDYDYIILDTPPLGLVADALEIAKHADASLYLIRQGYTKRGMLDVVNEKFDRKEVKNISFVFNYLNERGKYGYGYGYGYGYGYGAYGNGYHENDQKKSWVNKLAGFAEKLFKRK, from the coding sequence ATGGAAGAAGAAGACAAAGATGTAAACTCGCTATCTGGAATTTTTGATGTTAGACAGTTTTTTGTCAAAATCATCCGACTCTGGTGGTTGTTTTTATTATGTATAGGTATAGGTATGTGCTATGCTTACTATAAGAATCAATTCATAAAAACTGTTTACTATGCGAGTTCTTTAATAAGTATAAAAGATAATTCAAATCCTTTATTTACTAGCAACCAAAGTCTTACTTTTAATTGGGGTGGAACCACTGACAAGGTGACCACTGCTATAGTTCAATTTAAATCACGAACTCATGCTGAGAGTGTTGTGGATGAACTTCAATATTATATCAACTATATTAAGGAAGGCGAGTACTATAATACAGACGCTTACAAGCAAACTCCTTTCTATATTTATGCAGACAGCAGCAAACCACAATTATATGGTAAGCTTATAAGGATCAAAGTATTAGATCAAGATTACTTTGAACTTTCTACAAACTTTTCTGATAATCCAACTGCTAGAGGATTTCATTATGGTTTAAAAAAGAATACCACTGTTAACACTCCTACTGGAGACTGGAAGCAACAATTCAAATTTGGAGACTCTATAAAATTGCCCTTTTTAAATGCGTTAATCGAAAAGCGAGGTAAAAAAATTGCTACTGGTGGAGAGTGGCTTTTTAATTTCGGGAATTATTGGGGACAGGTTAATCGTTATAAGGGCATTTCCATAAGTCAAGAGCCAGAAGGTTCTTCAATATTAAAGTTGTCTCTATCAGGAGGAAATAAACAACGTCTTATAGATTATATCAACACGAGTTCTGTATTATTAGAACGAGGTGAGTTAGAACGTAAAAATAAATTTGCTGTTAGCACGATCAAGTATATAGATAGTTCTCTTGTATTGCAAGAGCAAGCCTTAAAAACCTCTGAGCAGGATATGAAAGAATTTAGAGATAAATCTCAAATGCTGGATGCGGTTTCTCAAAATTCTGATTTTAATAAGCGACTAACTGAATTTGAGATTCAGAAACGAGGCATTAACAGTAAGCTCAATTATTACGATAAATTAAAATCATACCTAAAAAATAAAACTGATTATACACTAATTCAAGCTCCTTCAGTAGTAGGGATACAAGAAGGAAGTATTTCAGCTGCTGTAGGTCGTTTGATAACACTTTCAGAGGAACGCAAAAGGCGTGAGTTTGCCATGAGGCAAGATGCTCCCATTTTTAAGGAAATCGACCGCGATATAAATGCTGTTAAAGATATCATCTATGAGAATATAAGCAGCTCTAAAAGTTTACTCAATTCAGAATTAAATCAATTACTAGTTCAAATTAACAAAGTAGAAACTCAAATTAAAAAGCTTCCTAAGGAACAACAAGAGTTTTTAAGAATACAGCGTCAGTTTGCTATTGATCAAAATGCATATAATGTCTTTAAGGCCAAAAGAGCCGAAGCTGAACTAGTAAAAGCAGCAAATGTATCTGATATATTTGTTATTGATGAAGCAAAGGATACAGGAAGTCCAGGTACTCGTAAAGATTCTAATATTAATTATTTGATAGCCATACTCATAGGGCTATCAATTCCCATTTCGCTTGCTTTTGTACTCACGATCTTAGATAATTATATTAATGCACCTAAAGATGTAGAGAAATTATCTAAAATCCCGCTTATAGGTGTAGTAGGTAAAATGGACCATCCTACTAATTTAATAGTAAGAGATAAACCAAAGTCTACTATTGCCGAATCCTTTAGAGGAATACGATCTAGTTTGCATTTTATTTATGATCAAGACTCACTGCACGGTTCTCGTACCATAATGGTAACTAGTAGTGTGAGTGGTGAGGGAAAAACTTTTACCAGTATCAATCTAGCTACGGTATTTGCTTTGAGTGGTAAACGCACGGTTCTGGTAGGAATGGATTTGAGAAAGCCTAAAATATTTGATGATTTTGAGATTGAAAATGACCTAGGAGTTTCTAATTACCTAGTAAATGATTGCAGCTTGAATGATATCATACGCTCGGCAGGAATGGAGAATTTAGATATAATACTTTCTGGTCCAGTACCACCTAATCCTAGTGAATTAATCATGTCCAGACGTGCTGGTGAGATGATTGAGCAGCTCAAAAAAGATTATGATTATATCATTTTAGATACGCCACCCTTAGGTCTAGTAGCAGATGCGTTGGAGATTGCAAAACATGCAGACGCTTCACTTTATCTTATACGCCAAGGTTACACTAAGCGTGGAATGTTAGATGTGGTTAATGAAAAGTTTGATAGAAAAGAGGTCAAAAATATCAGTTTTGTTTTTAACTATTTAAATGAACGTGGTAAATACGGTTATGGTTACGGTTATGGCTATGGTTACGGTTATGGGGCTTATGGAAATGGGTATCATGAAAACGATCAAAAGAAAAGTTGGGTAAATAAACTAGCTGGATTTGCCGAAAAGCTATTCAAAAGAAAATAA
- a CDS encoding glycosyltransferase family 10 domain-containing protein has protein sequence MNMSYSHQFKEKLKINYVDMWPDFQNQNNIFHQLLSKRYDLEITSTPDFLIYSCFGNEHLKYSCAKLFYTGENQKSNFYACDYAVTFEMLASHKQYYLPYYVLRVIEANKLSQLKKIYNQQEAQDILDSKTQFCCTVVSNGFGQVRNHFFRELNKVKKVNSGGRFENNVGGPVKDKNSFCQQHKFVFAFENEKEKGYCTEKITDALLSNSIPIYFGDPTVTEVFNSSRFLNYDDFSSTDDLIKAILDIDSNDKKFMEILKQPVFKNAQTPDFFDLNHLLDFISTCIDDSKLNTPVSQTYKRHIYWVATKVKNAKNKIRNTLILSNR, from the coding sequence ATGAATATGTCATACTCTCATCAATTTAAGGAAAAGCTTAAAATCAATTACGTTGATATGTGGCCTGATTTTCAAAATCAAAATAACATTTTTCATCAGTTATTAAGTAAGCGATATGATCTGGAAATAACAAGTACACCAGATTTTTTAATTTATTCCTGCTTCGGCAACGAGCATTTAAAATACTCTTGCGCTAAATTATTTTATACCGGCGAAAATCAGAAGTCTAATTTTTATGCTTGTGATTATGCTGTTACTTTTGAGATGTTAGCTAGTCATAAACAGTATTACTTACCATATTACGTGCTACGAGTTATCGAAGCTAATAAACTAAGTCAACTTAAAAAAATATATAATCAACAAGAGGCTCAAGACATTTTAGACTCAAAAACGCAATTTTGTTGTACCGTTGTTTCTAATGGCTTTGGTCAAGTGCGCAATCATTTCTTTAGAGAATTGAATAAAGTTAAAAAAGTAAATTCAGGTGGAAGATTTGAGAATAATGTAGGCGGTCCTGTTAAAGATAAAAACAGCTTTTGTCAACAACACAAATTTGTGTTTGCCTTTGAAAATGAGAAAGAAAAAGGATATTGCACAGAAAAAATAACCGATGCCCTTTTAAGTAACTCCATACCTATATATTTTGGAGACCCAACAGTAACCGAGGTATTTAATTCCAGCAGGTTTCTCAATTACGATGACTTTTCAAGCACAGACGACTTGATAAAGGCCATCTTAGATATAGACTCAAATGATAAAAAGTTTATGGAAATATTAAAACAACCAGTATTTAAAAATGCGCAAACTCCAGACTTTTTTGATTTGAATCATTTGCTAGATTTTATTTCAACGTGCATCGACGATTCTAAGCTAAACACACCAGTGTCACAAACCTATAAGAGACATATCTATTGGGTAGCAACAAAAGTCAAGAATGCTAAAAATAAAATTAGAAATACCTTAATTTTATCTAACCGGTGA
- a CDS encoding ABC transporter permease: METKIYQRGNSLNLMQILKDSLSDIYKSRFLAKQLATRDIKSQYRESLLGIFWAFVTPLSTALVWIFINKSGAVSLDDTGVPYPLFVFAGTLMWSTLTDAINMPMMATRGSLGIMSKINFPKEALLVSGFYKLLFNSSFKILLIVFFFFFFSVSLSWYILLFPLTFLILNLAGISVGLLITPIGLLYNDVSKFISLSLRFIMYVTPVVYTIPETGLMKTLMEWNPLTPLILINRNVLLGLELSFLNYFIGIALVTIPLLLLGLLIYRVSIPVIVERFNA; the protein is encoded by the coding sequence TTGGAAACCAAAATATACCAAAGAGGTAATAGTTTAAACCTCATGCAAATTCTTAAAGACTCTTTGAGTGATATTTACAAGTCTCGATTTCTAGCCAAACAGCTGGCTACAAGAGATATAAAATCTCAATATAGAGAATCCTTGTTAGGAATATTCTGGGCGTTTGTAACCCCTTTGAGTACGGCTTTGGTATGGATTTTTATCAATAAATCTGGTGCGGTATCTCTAGATGATACTGGCGTTCCCTATCCTTTATTTGTATTTGCAGGGACATTAATGTGGTCTACACTTACAGATGCGATCAATATGCCTATGATGGCTACGAGAGGTTCTTTGGGAATCATGAGCAAAATTAATTTTCCAAAAGAGGCACTTCTTGTTTCAGGGTTTTATAAACTCTTATTTAACAGCTCTTTTAAAATATTATTGATTGTTTTTTTCTTTTTCTTTTTTAGTGTGTCCTTAAGCTGGTACATCCTGTTATTTCCACTCACCTTTTTGATCTTAAATCTAGCCGGCATATCTGTAGGACTTTTAATAACACCTATAGGTCTATTATACAACGATGTTTCAAAGTTCATCAGTTTATCTTTGCGTTTTATCATGTATGTGACTCCTGTAGTGTATACGATTCCAGAAACTGGCCTTATGAAAACGCTCATGGAGTGGAATCCATTAACACCACTTATTTTAATTAATCGTAATGTGTTATTAGGTCTAGAATTATCTTTTTTAAATTATTTCATAGGCATAGCATTGGTGACGATTCCTTTATTACTATTAGGGTTACTGATCTATAGAGTTTCTATTCCAGTCATTGTTGAACGTTTTAATGCTTAA
- a CDS encoding ABC transporter ATP-binding protein, whose amino-acid sequence MENKEILVKVEGLSKKFCKSLKKSLKYGIYDLVANLRGKPSSDDLRPDEFWALKDINFELRRGECLGLIGHNGAGKSTLLKILNGLINPDHGKVTMRGRVGALIELGAGFNQVMTGRENIFNNGAILGFSREEIDAKVEEIIDFAEISDFIDMPVRNYSSGMKVRLGFAVAAQMEPDVLIIDEVLAVGDLGFVLKCFKQIDNILPNTAIIFVSHNMPMVSRICNQVILIDKGKSRFHGADVGRAIDIYYSRFSANKKQIIFTNDTVKLNDLQISNSEINSEGISTLNWGDDLILLLHLSILRNTPFPKFYIMISDKEQRPVAILRPNEDDFIIENNTDDVKLLVSHKNLQLSKGLYSINLTLLKSSSTEPILRVNNIISFQVIDEKEIWPPFLLNSQYETV is encoded by the coding sequence ATGGAAAATAAAGAAATTCTTGTAAAAGTAGAAGGGCTTTCTAAAAAGTTTTGTAAAAGCTTAAAGAAAAGTTTAAAGTATGGTATATACGACCTCGTGGCTAACTTGAGAGGTAAACCTTCTAGCGATGATTTGAGACCAGATGAATTCTGGGCGCTTAAAGACATTAATTTTGAGCTGCGACGTGGGGAATGCTTGGGATTGATAGGACACAATGGTGCAGGTAAATCTACCTTATTAAAAATTTTAAACGGATTGATCAATCCAGATCATGGTAAGGTCACCATGCGCGGCAGAGTAGGTGCATTGATCGAGTTAGGTGCCGGTTTTAATCAGGTAATGACCGGTAGGGAGAATATTTTTAATAATGGCGCCATCTTAGGGTTTTCACGAGAAGAGATTGATGCTAAAGTAGAAGAAATCATTGATTTTGCAGAGATCAGTGACTTTATTGATATGCCAGTACGTAATTATAGTTCTGGTATGAAAGTGAGACTAGGCTTTGCTGTAGCTGCGCAAATGGAACCAGATGTATTAATCATCGATGAAGTACTTGCTGTAGGTGATTTAGGGTTTGTGTTAAAATGCTTTAAACAAATCGATAATATATTACCCAATACGGCTATTATATTCGTTTCACACAATATGCCTATGGTATCTAGAATTTGTAATCAAGTTATTTTGATTGATAAAGGAAAATCAAGATTTCATGGAGCTGATGTAGGTCGTGCTATCGATATTTATTATTCAAGGTTTTCAGCAAATAAGAAACAAATTATTTTTACTAATGATACAGTGAAACTTAATGATTTACAAATTTCAAATAGTGAAATCAATTCAGAAGGCATTTCAACTTTAAATTGGGGTGATGATTTGATTTTGCTTCTCCATCTTAGTATCTTGAGGAATACACCATTTCCTAAATTCTACATAATGATTTCTGATAAGGAACAAAGGCCAGTAGCCATATTAAGGCCTAATGAGGATGATTTTATAATTGAGAACAATACTGATGATGTGAAGCTATTAGTTTCACATAAAAACTTACAATTATCAAAAGGACTGTATTCTATTAATTTAACTTTGTTAAAATCGTCGTCGACTGAGCCTATTCTTAGAGTTAATAATATTATATCATTTCAGGTTATAGATGAAAAAGAAATTTGGCCACCTTTTTTATTGAATTCTCAATATGAAACCGTGTAA